Proteins from a single region of Osmerus eperlanus chromosome 26, fOsmEpe2.1, whole genome shotgun sequence:
- the orc1 gene encoding origin recognition complex subunit 1 isoform X1, which yields MARYCTRLRVRRVYKWRGTPISFDRKLKTFSYDSLDIRVEGLSGSTVINTGQYILIEGEDEENPYVAKVTKLFGDESQKQKKALVQWFVRISEVPPRKMKQVGRDPHPQEVFYYLTRACDNEINAESILSTVQVKHLHPDDPFPESQAKDTLYVKLSWDTKTFKVLDPALMQDTPTSPPPRPKPSLPPSPPSPPHAATPASRGPERRALPTPDPSVMCRAGSASTGKRGFVEAESVHSTSKLSASKSLSARRRGSVSGTPGVRKKLQLNNPGATLIPEDVLGKYLGEELESEILLAQKLSSSPVSTIAQSYSLCPRKAARLGPGCQDTTPLKASVSLERLSPVALGEQDSDRDCLGVGPLSEEDEVFEGSATCLTPRVRRATPRRIPIAGGRKASTPSRRRDASRSTRERALAVLEEVEMEDSPLATPVAMTPRSKRKSALLVSSRIRRQLNLLSNEQDVTSDGDGGDDDCFLPSKKALQSSSEEEEQEEESDEEILVRKSKRAVGSRTPRSTQKARAPARTPRKTPSKKSTPGTPRTPRHATPSIPSRTLPAQQPGNVLEEARTRLHVSSVPESLPCREQEFQDIYSFVESKIMDGTGGCMYISGVPGTGKTATVHEVVRCLQHAAHTDDIPAFRFVEINGMKMTDPHQAYVQILQELTGQKATADHAASLLEKRFSNPAPKKETTVLLVDELDLLWTRKQNVMYNLFDWPTRRHARLVVLTIANTMDLPERIMINRVASRLGLTRMSFQPYSYKQLQQIITSRLNKVKAFEEDALQLVSRKVAALSGDARRCLDICRRATEVCEHSAPSDGPVGLVAMSHVMETLDEMFSSAYVTAIRCASVQEQFFLRAIIAEFRRLGLEEATFQQVFVQHQALCRVEGLQPVSVSEGLAACRRLGACRLLLLEPSRLDVLQRVRLNVSQDDVLYALKAD from the exons GAGAGGAACCCCTATAAGTTTCGACAGGAAACTCAAGACATTCAGTTATGA CTCTTTGGACATTCGTGTCGAGGGACTGTCTGGTTCCACGGTCATAAACACCGGTCAGTATATCCTCatcgagggagaggatgaggagaacccGTATGTGGCCAAAGTCACGAAGCTTTTCGGAGACG AGAGTCAGAAACAGAAGAAAGCTTTGGTGCAGTGGTTTGTGCGTATCTCTGAGGTGCCTCCAAGGAAGATGAAGCAAGTGGGGAGAGACCCCCACCCACAGGAGGTTTTCTACTACCTAACTCGCGCATGTGACAACGAGATCAACGCAGAGTCTATTCTCAGCACTGTGCAG GTGAAACACCTCCACCCAGACGATCCCTTCCCAGAGTCCCAAGCCAAGGACACTCTCTACGTCAAGCTCTCCTGGGACACCAAAACCTTCAAGGTCCTGGACCCTGCACTCATGCAGGACACCCCAACATCTCCCCCACCGCGCCCCAAACCATCCCTGCCgccctcccccccgtcccccccgcaCGCCGCCACCCCGGCGTCCCGGGGGCCGGAGCGGCGGGCGCTGCCCACGCCGGACCCCTCGGTGATGTGCAGAGCCGGGAGCGCAAGCACGGGCAAACGGGGTTTCGTAGAGGCTGAGTCGGTCCACTCGACGTCCAAGCTGTCCGCCTCAAAGAGCCTGAGCGCCCGGAGGAGGGGCAGCGTCTCTGGAACGCCCGGCGTGCGTAAGAAGCTGCAGCTCAACA ATCCAGGGGCGACCCTCATCCCAGAAGACGTGCTGGGGAAGTATctgggagaggagctggagagtgAGATACTGCTCGCCCAGAAGCTGTCCTCATCCCCCGTGAGCACCATCGCTCAGTCCTACAGCCTCTGTCCCAGGAAGGCTGCTCGCCTGGGCCCTGGCTGTCAGGACACCACCCCTCTGAAGGCCTCAGTGAGTCTGGAGAGGCTGTCCCCTGTCGCTCTGGGGGAACAGGACTCAGACAG ggACTGCCTGGGTGTGGGTCCCCTGTCTGAGGAGGATGAGGTCTTTGAAGGGTCGGCTACATGCTTGACCCCCCGGGTAAGACGGGCGACCCCCAGAAGGATCCCCATCGCTGGGGGGCGGAA AGCTAGCACCCCTTCCAGGAGGAGGGACGCGTCCAGGTCGACGAGGGAGCGGGCTCTGGCCGTCCT GGAGGAAGTGGAAATGGAGGACTCCCCCCTGGCCACACCGGTTGCCATGACGCCTCGCTCCAAGAGGAAGTCCGCCCTACTGGTGTCCTCGCGAATCCGGAGACAGCT GAATCTGTTGAGTAACGAACAGGATGTGACCTCGGACGGAGATGGCGGGGACGATGACTGCTTCCTGCCCTCGAAGAAGGCTCTGCAGAGcagcagcgaggaggaggagcaggaggaggaaagcGACGAAGAGATCTTGGTGAGGAAGAGCAAGCGTGCGGTGGGATCCCGGACCCCCCGCTCCACCCAGAAGGCCCGTGCTCCAGCTAGGACCCCACGCAAGACCCCCAGTAAAAAG AGCACCCCTGGTACGCCACGCACGCCGCGCCACGCCACGCCCAGTATCCCCAGCCGGACTCTTCCTGCTCAGCAGCCTGGGAATGTTCTAGAGGAAGCCAGAACACG gctccaTGTGTCGTCCGTGCCAGAGTCTCTCCCCTGCCGGGAGCAGGAGTTCCAGGACATCTACAGCTTTGTGGAGAGCAAGATCATGGATGGCACCGGAGG GTGCATGTACATCTCCGGGGTTCCCGGTACCGGGAAGACGGCCACGGTGCACGAGGTGGTGCGCTGCCTGCAGCACGCCGCCCACACGGACGACATCCCCGCCTTCCGCTTCGTGGAGATCAATGGGATGAAGATGACCGACCCTCACCAAGCCTACGTACAGATCCtgcag gaactGACCGGCCAGAAGGCCACCGCCGACCATGCTGCCTCCCTATTGGAGAAGAGGTTCAGTAACCCCGCCCCCAAGAAGGAGACCACCGTGCTATTGGTGGATGAG CTGGATCTTCTATGGACCAGGAAGCAGAACGTCATGTACAACCTGTTTGATTGGCCGACCAGGCGCCACGCTCGATTGGTTGTGCTGACCATCGCCAACACCATGGACCTCCCTGAGAGGATCATGATCAACAGAGTGGCCAGTAGACTG ggcctGACACGCATGTCTTTTCAGCCGTACAGCTACAAGCAGCTGCAGCAGATCATCACGTCCAGGCTGAACAAGGTGAAAGCGTTCGAGGAGGATGCCCTCCAGCTGGTCTCCAGGAAG GTGGCAGCGCTGTCCGGAGACGCCCGGCGCTGTCTGGACATCTGCCGCCGCGCCACCGAGGTCTGCGAACACTCGGCCCCCAGCGACGGCCCCGTGGGATTGGTGGCCATGAGTCATGTGATGGAGACTCTAGATGAGATGTTCTCGTCTGCGTACGTCACAGCCATCAG GTGTGCGTCTGTTCAGGAGCAGTTCTTCCTGAGGGCGATCATTGCCGAGTTCCGCAGGCTGGGTTTGGAAGAGGCTACCTTTCAGCAG
- the orc1 gene encoding origin recognition complex subunit 1 isoform X2, with translation MARYCTRLRVRRVYKWRGTPISFDRKLKTFSYDSLDIRVEGLSGSTVINTGQYILIEGEDEENPYVAKVTKLFGDESQKQKKALVQWFVRISEVPPRKMKQVGRDPHPQEVFYYLTRACDNEINAESILSTVQVKHLHPDDPFPESQAKDTLYVKLSWDTKTFKVLDPALMQDTPTSPPPRPKPSLPPSPPSPPHAATPASRGPERRALPTPDPSVMCRAGSASTGKRGFVEAESVHSTSKLSASKSLSARRRGSVSGTPGVRKKLQLNNPGATLIPEDVLGKYLGEELESEILLAQKLSSSPVSTIAQSYSLCPRKAARLGPGCQDTTPLKASVSLERLSPVALGEQDSDRASTPSRRRDASRSTRERALAVLEEVEMEDSPLATPVAMTPRSKRKSALLVSSRIRRQLNLLSNEQDVTSDGDGGDDDCFLPSKKALQSSSEEEEQEEESDEEILVRKSKRAVGSRTPRSTQKARAPARTPRKTPSKKSTPGTPRTPRHATPSIPSRTLPAQQPGNVLEEARTRLHVSSVPESLPCREQEFQDIYSFVESKIMDGTGGCMYISGVPGTGKTATVHEVVRCLQHAAHTDDIPAFRFVEINGMKMTDPHQAYVQILQELTGQKATADHAASLLEKRFSNPAPKKETTVLLVDELDLLWTRKQNVMYNLFDWPTRRHARLVVLTIANTMDLPERIMINRVASRLGLTRMSFQPYSYKQLQQIITSRLNKVKAFEEDALQLVSRKVAALSGDARRCLDICRRATEVCEHSAPSDGPVGLVAMSHVMETLDEMFSSAYVTAIRCASVQEQFFLRAIIAEFRRLGLEEATFQQVFVQHQALCRVEGLQPVSVSEGLAACRRLGACRLLLLEPSRLDVLQRVRLNVSQDDVLYALKAD, from the exons GAGAGGAACCCCTATAAGTTTCGACAGGAAACTCAAGACATTCAGTTATGA CTCTTTGGACATTCGTGTCGAGGGACTGTCTGGTTCCACGGTCATAAACACCGGTCAGTATATCCTCatcgagggagaggatgaggagaacccGTATGTGGCCAAAGTCACGAAGCTTTTCGGAGACG AGAGTCAGAAACAGAAGAAAGCTTTGGTGCAGTGGTTTGTGCGTATCTCTGAGGTGCCTCCAAGGAAGATGAAGCAAGTGGGGAGAGACCCCCACCCACAGGAGGTTTTCTACTACCTAACTCGCGCATGTGACAACGAGATCAACGCAGAGTCTATTCTCAGCACTGTGCAG GTGAAACACCTCCACCCAGACGATCCCTTCCCAGAGTCCCAAGCCAAGGACACTCTCTACGTCAAGCTCTCCTGGGACACCAAAACCTTCAAGGTCCTGGACCCTGCACTCATGCAGGACACCCCAACATCTCCCCCACCGCGCCCCAAACCATCCCTGCCgccctcccccccgtcccccccgcaCGCCGCCACCCCGGCGTCCCGGGGGCCGGAGCGGCGGGCGCTGCCCACGCCGGACCCCTCGGTGATGTGCAGAGCCGGGAGCGCAAGCACGGGCAAACGGGGTTTCGTAGAGGCTGAGTCGGTCCACTCGACGTCCAAGCTGTCCGCCTCAAAGAGCCTGAGCGCCCGGAGGAGGGGCAGCGTCTCTGGAACGCCCGGCGTGCGTAAGAAGCTGCAGCTCAACA ATCCAGGGGCGACCCTCATCCCAGAAGACGTGCTGGGGAAGTATctgggagaggagctggagagtgAGATACTGCTCGCCCAGAAGCTGTCCTCATCCCCCGTGAGCACCATCGCTCAGTCCTACAGCCTCTGTCCCAGGAAGGCTGCTCGCCTGGGCCCTGGCTGTCAGGACACCACCCCTCTGAAGGCCTCAGTGAGTCTGGAGAGGCTGTCCCCTGTCGCTCTGGGGGAACAGGACTCAGACAG AGCTAGCACCCCTTCCAGGAGGAGGGACGCGTCCAGGTCGACGAGGGAGCGGGCTCTGGCCGTCCT GGAGGAAGTGGAAATGGAGGACTCCCCCCTGGCCACACCGGTTGCCATGACGCCTCGCTCCAAGAGGAAGTCCGCCCTACTGGTGTCCTCGCGAATCCGGAGACAGCT GAATCTGTTGAGTAACGAACAGGATGTGACCTCGGACGGAGATGGCGGGGACGATGACTGCTTCCTGCCCTCGAAGAAGGCTCTGCAGAGcagcagcgaggaggaggagcaggaggaggaaagcGACGAAGAGATCTTGGTGAGGAAGAGCAAGCGTGCGGTGGGATCCCGGACCCCCCGCTCCACCCAGAAGGCCCGTGCTCCAGCTAGGACCCCACGCAAGACCCCCAGTAAAAAG AGCACCCCTGGTACGCCACGCACGCCGCGCCACGCCACGCCCAGTATCCCCAGCCGGACTCTTCCTGCTCAGCAGCCTGGGAATGTTCTAGAGGAAGCCAGAACACG gctccaTGTGTCGTCCGTGCCAGAGTCTCTCCCCTGCCGGGAGCAGGAGTTCCAGGACATCTACAGCTTTGTGGAGAGCAAGATCATGGATGGCACCGGAGG GTGCATGTACATCTCCGGGGTTCCCGGTACCGGGAAGACGGCCACGGTGCACGAGGTGGTGCGCTGCCTGCAGCACGCCGCCCACACGGACGACATCCCCGCCTTCCGCTTCGTGGAGATCAATGGGATGAAGATGACCGACCCTCACCAAGCCTACGTACAGATCCtgcag gaactGACCGGCCAGAAGGCCACCGCCGACCATGCTGCCTCCCTATTGGAGAAGAGGTTCAGTAACCCCGCCCCCAAGAAGGAGACCACCGTGCTATTGGTGGATGAG CTGGATCTTCTATGGACCAGGAAGCAGAACGTCATGTACAACCTGTTTGATTGGCCGACCAGGCGCCACGCTCGATTGGTTGTGCTGACCATCGCCAACACCATGGACCTCCCTGAGAGGATCATGATCAACAGAGTGGCCAGTAGACTG ggcctGACACGCATGTCTTTTCAGCCGTACAGCTACAAGCAGCTGCAGCAGATCATCACGTCCAGGCTGAACAAGGTGAAAGCGTTCGAGGAGGATGCCCTCCAGCTGGTCTCCAGGAAG GTGGCAGCGCTGTCCGGAGACGCCCGGCGCTGTCTGGACATCTGCCGCCGCGCCACCGAGGTCTGCGAACACTCGGCCCCCAGCGACGGCCCCGTGGGATTGGTGGCCATGAGTCATGTGATGGAGACTCTAGATGAGATGTTCTCGTCTGCGTACGTCACAGCCATCAG GTGTGCGTCTGTTCAGGAGCAGTTCTTCCTGAGGGCGATCATTGCCGAGTTCCGCAGGCTGGGTTTGGAAGAGGCTACCTTTCAGCAG